Proteins from one Fibrobacter succinogenes genomic window:
- a CDS encoding ABC transporter permease, producing the protein METTSIVLPSALTAENSKRLLSNCRSALSKGELYLDGSSLTSMDYSADAFFALLAELSQKTGNKLVLAHFAPEIKQHLQNLRKMEPPEKPQRETNNILEMMGDIGFMLIRETFEVLKLLFMSIYWTIIGPFDKGKIHFGGITKQMFKSGSEAMGICFLFVGLICLTMALQSSVMLNAVGGGSYLASGLGFLIFAEIGPLLTTIILAGRSGSAMAAEIANMSVCEEIKALKSMAIPPVQYLVVPRFIALSVTTPILSFSASIVGSFAGFLIAYFFCDISFSNYMMGLRDGIDPMTFLKSTIKALVFGWIVTLIACNKGLNAHGGAEAVGKATTSSVVAAICTIVISDTLFAFIFY; encoded by the coding sequence ATGGAAACGACATCGATAGTTTTGCCTAGCGCACTGACTGCGGAGAACAGCAAAAGGCTGCTCTCGAATTGCAGGAGTGCCCTCTCCAAAGGGGAGCTTTATCTGGACGGATCAAGCCTCACCTCGATGGATTACAGCGCCGATGCCTTTTTTGCACTTTTAGCGGAGCTTTCCCAAAAGACGGGCAACAAGCTCGTCCTCGCGCACTTCGCCCCCGAAATCAAGCAACACTTGCAGAATCTCCGCAAGATGGAACCGCCCGAAAAACCTCAACGCGAGACAAACAATATTCTCGAAATGATGGGCGACATCGGGTTCATGCTCATTAGGGAAACGTTCGAAGTTCTCAAGCTTTTGTTCATGTCTATCTACTGGACGATAATCGGTCCGTTCGACAAGGGCAAAATCCACTTTGGAGGCATTACCAAGCAGATGTTCAAGTCCGGCAGTGAAGCCATGGGTATTTGTTTTTTGTTCGTGGGACTCATTTGCCTTACGATGGCTTTGCAGAGTTCAGTGATGTTGAATGCGGTGGGCGGCGGTTCTTACCTCGCATCGGGGCTTGGGTTCCTTATTTTTGCAGAAATTGGCCCGCTCCTCACAACGATTATTTTGGCCGGGCGTTCCGGTAGCGCCATGGCGGCAGAAATTGCAAACATGAGCGTTTGCGAAGAAATCAAGGCGTTAAAGTCCATGGCCATTCCGCCGGTGCAGTACCTCGTGGTTCCGCGATTCATCGCGTTAAGTGTCACGACCCCAATTCTCTCGTTCAGCGCCTCCATCGTCGGTAGCTTCGCCGGGTTCCTCATTGCGTATTTCTTCTGCGATATTTCCTTCTCGAATTACATGATGGGGCTCCGCGACGGCATCGACCCGATGACCTTCCTCAAGAGTACCATCAAGGCTCTCGTGTTTGGCTGGATTGTAACGCTCATCGCCTGCAACAAGGGACTCAACGCCCATGGCGGTGCAGA
- a CDS encoding class I SAM-dependent RNA methyltransferase: MADFRRNNRSNRDRFNRGNMRSDNNRPSGNKDRRGSSRDPHGECFTLRIEKMVQGGEGMARLEDGRVCFVAGALPGELCKVRLTFQKKDFTKGRVVEVLEASPDRVKPLCPLYGKCGGCSLQHLTSEKQAEYLEKVERENFRRLAHAELPEDFVIHTGNAWGYRNRARVVFCGNSFGNAGGDGAANREGSTNCACFGFRGEESNNIVPFENCPVLTDGLNEFLRGPAATLLANNRRDIDVNIFDNGKGEISFYYPGMRKSDFDTHAISVVEIAGRKIEADASVFFQSNLGLLPELVESVRKAVDEGLASGKATNDWLIDLFSGVGFFACILQDKFKKITTVEREEGCLKHAKVNLSAPAAVPTAKNSAVPVIENVSAPAEDWLLENVVDVPATLIVDPPRTGLPKEALSAIVKSSVNRLIYVSCDPVTLARDYAKFAEAGFALSHAEGFAFYPQTPHLEMMFVLDR; encoded by the coding sequence ATGGCTGACTTCCGCAGAAATAATCGCTCGAATCGAGACCGCTTTAATCGCGGCAATATGCGTTCGGACAACAATCGCCCGAGTGGCAATAAGGACCGCCGCGGCTCTAGTCGCGACCCGCATGGTGAATGCTTCACGCTTCGCATCGAAAAGATGGTGCAAGGGGGCGAGGGCATGGCGCGCTTGGAAGACGGTCGTGTGTGCTTTGTGGCGGGAGCGCTTCCGGGGGAACTCTGCAAGGTGCGACTCACGTTCCAAAAAAAGGACTTTACCAAGGGCCGTGTTGTCGAAGTTCTGGAAGCAAGCCCTGATCGTGTGAAACCGCTTTGTCCGCTGTACGGAAAATGCGGCGGCTGTAGTTTGCAGCATCTCACTTCTGAAAAGCAAGCGGAATACCTCGAAAAAGTCGAACGCGAAAACTTCAGGCGCTTGGCGCATGCGGAACTGCCCGAAGATTTTGTGATTCATACCGGAAACGCGTGGGGCTACAGAAACCGCGCCCGCGTTGTATTCTGCGGCAATTCCTTTGGCAATGCCGGTGGTGATGGTGCGGCAAATCGTGAAGGTTCTACTAACTGCGCATGCTTCGGTTTCCGCGGCGAAGAAAGCAACAATATTGTCCCGTTTGAAAATTGCCCTGTGCTCACGGACGGCTTGAATGAATTCTTGCGTGGGCCGGCAGCAACGCTTCTCGCGAATAATCGCCGCGACATTGATGTGAATATTTTCGACAACGGCAAAGGCGAAATCTCGTTCTATTACCCGGGAATGCGCAAGTCCGACTTTGACACTCATGCCATAAGCGTTGTTGAAATTGCTGGCCGCAAAATCGAAGCGGATGCTTCCGTGTTTTTCCAGAGCAATTTGGGGCTCTTGCCGGAACTCGTTGAATCAGTCCGCAAGGCTGTGGATGAAGGCTTGGCAAGTGGTAAGGCGACTAACGATTGGCTTATAGACTTGTTTAGCGGTGTCGGATTCTTCGCTTGCATTTTGCAGGACAAGTTCAAGAAAATCACGACTGTCGAACGCGAAGAGGGGTGCCTGAAACACGCAAAAGTTAATTTGTCTGCTCCTGCGGCGGTTCCGACAGCGAAAAATTCAGCGGTTCCAGTAATCGAAAACGTTTCGGCGCCTGCTGAAGATTGGCTTCTCGAAAACGTTGTGGACGTGCCCGCCACTCTTATTGTGGATCCTCCGCGCACAGGACTGCCCAAAGAAGCACTTTCTGCTATCGTCAAGAGCTCTGTCAACCGCCTGATTTACGTTTCTTGCGATCCGGTGACCCTTGCACGTGACTATGCCAAGTTCGCCGAGGCCGGTTTTGCGCTTTCTCATGCCGAAGGATTCGCTTTTTACCCTCAAACACCCCATCTTGAAATGATGTTTGTACTTGACAGATAG